cctcaatcaataagaaaattagctactcatgtttttgaaattcacacatataattaaagagagaatttttaaagttcacacaaataattaaaagaagaattttgaaagcaagcaaaaacacaagtgttgtgtagaggtgtagaagtttagtagagaacttctctatttaacGGTCATAAAAGTCACTGCCGGCAACCTGAGATTCTTTTCCGATGAAGAATATTCCATCCGATACCGTTATATTTAACTGTCAATCTAACGGTCTTCTGTTAGTCAGCTGGGTCAAGGAAGGGGAGTCAGCCGAGTTAGCTTTTCTTACTCGGTCTTACTAGCTGAGCTGCTGAGAAGGATCGGTCATCGGCCGGTATGAGTCGAATCGTCGGCATTAAAATCCGACAGAGTCTCGGTTGTTTTCTGGGATTTCCCGGCCAATTTCAGGCCTTCCTTTCTTCACTTCCCTGCACACATTTTATCATTCATTCAACACAATTTTGAGAACCCATTCTTCTGAGTTCTATTTTGAGCTCTTTCTCTGTATCTGCAGCACCACCAGCATCTCTGCATCACCTTCAAATCCTTTCTTCTTCTcgattcaatggcagcagcagcttaATCATCTTCTTTATTTATCAACGGCAACAGAACCCATTTTCTTTCCTGAAATTTCAGTACCACCTCCCATGAACATCAGCAGCATCAATTCTGCCCTGCCTTCCTTGAATTTCAAAACCCATCTTCTCAATATGACCCATTTGATCACCACCTTCAATCACACAATTTCAACCAACACTACAAACCCATCTTGAATCTGTTGCATATCCATCGTCTTCTTATCCTGTCAATCCACCACCACCCTTCCTCTCGATTTCACAGATCCAATTCGAAACCCCATCTACAGACTTCAATCAATGACAGTAACAGAATCATCTTCTCCTAGTCCTTCTCGGCTTCATACCCATTCCACCAGAACTTCAACAGACTACCATCTTCGATTCAACAGCAGGTTCATCACCATCTTCTCTGCAATTTCATCTTTCATCGAAACAGTGTCAATACCTTGCTCAATGCTCTCTCTCAAATCGAACCCATCTTccatcatctcaaattcagaataAAACCCATCTTCGATTCGTTCTCAATTCAACACAAATTCGTACCAATCTTCACAGCAGTAATAGCAGATCATCGAGCTGCAACCAAATCTGTCTTCTTCTCTTCGATTCTCACAGTAAACCCTTACTTCATTTTGATCAGATTTCTTCTCTATCGACTCCATCTCTCCAATTCAATAGCAGCAGGTTTATTATCTTCAACAGATCCCATCGATTCAATCCTCTCTgtgtttttgatccatctcgatcTCCCGGAACTAACGGCAGTCACAGCTGCTTTTCTCATCTCAATTTCAGGGACTGTAGAATGAGGTGAATGAGAGAAACACGTCTCTCGATTTAGGGTAAAGAGGTATGGTTAGTTATTTAGTACTCGGTCACCTCGATAAGGTCCACCCCAGTGGGTGCCCTATAATAGGTGGTCAGTTTTGATAAGGGCTAGCCAGTTTCCAGCCCCTTATCCTCAGCTGATCTGTATTTAGTACTCCTTCAAAcggggttgccccttaaccttgaaCAGGCTCCCAATAACGACAGCCTATGAAATTTCCTTTTTGCCCTTTCGGCTcaatttgggtgatttcttcttctttttctccgtgcGACTctagagtacctaataactcaaaaacatgcgtaaaatacataatttacaagaaaaatagcagagaaagcataaacaatagataataaataggaagtatgctcaattcgacgaaatatttattggtgacatgacccaataaaatattaaaatattggtagattaccaaatattatataattaattcagaCGTTGGTTGatgaatcaatataaattcattagttcttgaatcttgctcagaatgatgattcgtagaacattttattcgaaaccctaatttcaaatcaTAGTTGATGGATCGCtgaaataggtcatgagtgatatagggaccgaccacatgggatgatgggcgttcatgtggtgcccagtgctcgaatgagcatgcaccatggttctcagttggagagttggtgaaagaatgatgattaaatgtcggtttcatcatttactgaaatattgctgggttcagcattaggtgataaaatctAGATATGAAaggtgaggaccgaccaagagagcatgggaccggctcttggtgggcaCGCGACCagttgttggccgtttgagcaatccccaggttggttaaAGAAAGTTTGAGCCCAATACGAGCAATTGAACAAactaggtcagaattatgaaaacaggtGGGACCTGCTTTGTGCAATccctagggatgaccctggtcggtcataaAGGCATGCACACGTTGTCGTGGTGTccatgtctccatactgagagtttcagtatttcctGATGTGAGTTTGAGCAatgttgtgaattttcagaagagtttcatcttgactaaaattcttgatttttgttggaatgagcctgtatgctcaattcatcaatattttgtaaatattaaaataagtgtattttaatatataaaattgccgtgggaggctagccggtcgtgtgaccatgttggcttttggtttttcatgattcgagcaaaatttgagaagttatgacaaaatcatgatttttgctcaaacccaggagtttcatgaatcgaggaaaataataattataaaagattagggattgaaaggtgtgggactggccacggctagggcatggctggccggttatgtttcccggtcccgcatacctttccctaattttatattattattttcatgaaactaGGATATACGGaggatccatgagttttgttgaaacggacgagtttcatgaatttggggagtaataattataaaaggctagggattgtgaggtgtgggaccggccacggctaaggcatggccggccggctaggttgcccgttCCCGCAcacttttccctattttataatattatttcatgaatccatgaagttatgggaaATTCTTGAGTTTtgcgcaaaaacaaggaaagttgctaaaatcaaggagttttcatgagttcatgaaaataacaaaataaggcaaaataataaaggaggcgtgggaccggccaaggctaaggcatggtcggccggccggtgggcccggcccctgagcgcctcttattattttattattatttgtcgtTTTTTccagttttgcgtaggattcctcgtcTTTCCATGTTTTTGTATGCtcttttgtgcatccgggtgctcagttgtgcatcattgtcaagtacacttgcaccatttttgtggggcttactcagtgatggtccagatgcccggttgttgggtatttattactaattcatgaaattcagtggagaataattcaagaaacagagtaataaaaatgagtagtgatttattatcaatccataggatcagctgtggattcgaccatgaattcataataataaaacaagcattaccattccatgggatcatggattcggccataaaatcggagtaataaaattatctattaccattccatgagatcggccgtggattcgatcatgaaatcagagtaacgaaataatacagttgtttattgccattctgtgagatcaagtcgtggattcgatcatagaatcagagcaatatatatttccattccatgggatcaggccgtggattcgaccatggaatcggagcaatggttattgccattccatgtgatcaggtcgtggattcgaccatggaataagagcaataatagattattctgggaattcaatggtgaatgtcacggcaaaatTGATCTATTGCAGAAAGAACATTACCCAGTTaaggcgtcacatccattctgaatggtgcatagtcagggagtcacgttGTTGTTTACTACcagaaggcgttagtgttctcaatctacagagaaccgcctgaatctatacacggtctctccacatagtcagggaacaatgagtgtcaccgacgtcctgaaggcgttcttgctctcaatctacggagaagcgcccaaatcgttcttctatgtggaggtgggtctctctcctgcagtcatggAACTGTTaatctgcatagaggtcatgatgaaatgcttgGAGTCGAATCGGTCGGCCAGTGGGTCTTTTCGACAACATATTCATTAaggattcgtaaaatatgaatcgttgcatgcctgaaagccgtgtcaaaaacatgcctcatgattttacggttttaccctttgctgaaaatccaccatcaataaccCCCTACAGCCCCAATAATAGAGTTCATAAATAACAAGAGAGGAAAAGATAAACAATCGTCACTGATGTCCCCAACGCTTCGTGCTTCTCTATTCTCGAGTACAAAAGCCTTTGCGGCCAACCTTCTTGTTTCTGTGTTGTGATGTCACAACAGATTGAGCAAAAGAATTGATAGAAATAtcttgattctcacgaatcaagacATCTGGTTCAGGGAACGCAGCCATAAATCGATTTAACGATCAAAAAATGTATTTTCATATATTGGATAAGAGTTTCATTACAGATACTTGGGTATATAAAGCTAGGTCACTCTCTCAATATCTGACGGCCATTAACACTCCACGTGGGCTAATGCAACCCAACCTTTACACCTAACTGAGTACTACTACAAATAGACATAAATATGATATGGACACCCCTTAACTAACTACTACTGGCACACAGCCTGGTAGCCCCTACATTCTACACCGTGACATTCCACTCTCCTTGGAAGCATCCTTGTCCCGAAGGATGGAAGTTGAGTGAAGCTCCAAAAGTGGGGGGTCCGCGCCTGTTGTACGTGGAGAAGCACCAAATGTGTGTGTCGTAGGATAGATTCCCCTGGAATACACATGAGAAATACCGTGAAAATAATGCTAATGGATACTCGTGTGAGGATCGTAGACAGTTCCCAAAACCAGGCCCAATAACCAAGTGGCTCCTTCCTTGCAGAAGGCCTGTGTTCTTCTAATAATCAACTAGTGGAATTGACACTTTTGTCATTGTCCTAAAGTAAACATGTGGTGTATCGTCATTACTTGCAGCTTGATGTATAATTAGGAATACCTTTGGATTGTGAACCACCAAGAGGATGAATTGAAGTTCCAGTACCCCTCCAGCAAACTCCAGTTTGAAATAACTTGGCACTGGTTGAGACCGCATACACCACAGGTGGAAGCAGTAAAAACACTTATGCTGAATATGAGCCGAAgtccacaaaataaatacaacagACGTTGGATCTACCGTTTCAACCGTCTCGGCAACACTAGGAGCTCCATAAATCACGGGTATAGGTAATGGAAAGCGCAAAAATGAACCCCTATGGAAGAACTGGAAACAATTTCTAATAAACGAGTGAAGCACCATAAGAGAATGGTAAAGAAATCTGAATTTCCACCTTAAGTACTCTATTCTCACCAACTTGTGTAGACTCCTAATTACCAAGATCAAGACTTGAATTCCAACTATATTTTCTACATTCAACCCATGTGGAATCACAGTGAGCAAAAATGGGATTCCCATCATCTTTATAGAATATTCTGTCGAGTCCCGATTCTTCCCAGTTGAGTACAGAGGAGCCTTCACATGGCTACATCCTGAAGGAAAAATCCAAACACAAAAAGATGTGTGCATACAATTCCAACCTGAGTGCTCAACTGTAAACTTAACACGCACTTGTAACAGAAACTTCCAAAATACTTCAGATGTACGCAATTGAGGACGCAGAAAATGACTAATTCGCCAAAAAGACCACTGAGTTCTAGCAATTGTTGTGACTGAGATATTAAGCACTAGAAGATATGTAAACTTCGTCGAATTAGTCAGCAACACAACAGCATTAGCTTTTCTAACATCTCTAATCATTTCCAAGTAGTCTGACTCGCTACAAAACCCCAACCATAGACGACAACATGCTAGAAAATGTATAGAAGTATAAAAAACAGTGCGAGGATGATACTGAAGTGCATTAGTACCTGGTTGTCGCACAAGAGCTTGAATAGTGTTACAGGAGTCTAGTGAAGTATTATGTAGACCAAGTTGAAACTGCGAGAGAATATCACCACAATTCCGGCTTGACACTACACACCCAACTAATATATCAAAGACTAGAATTTTAAACTGCTCAATCCTTCTCAACAGCACACAAATGAGCCTGACAACACAACGTGCAGCAATCTGATTACAATTCCCAGCTTCGAAGAACAAATTACTCCACCAACCAGTTGAGAGCAACTTATATTTCCACCGCAAGAACTCAATCCACAACACATTTAAATTGCGAGTCATATGTTGTAAGACCTGGTGTGAAGGACTTGGATAGTGCCATCTCGAAAGATAAACAGATCTTTTTGGGAAGAGAAGATTCGGTAAGAGAAGTATCCTGAGAAATTGAATTACCAAAAAAATTTGTTGCACTTCTCTCTGTTTATGTATACCAGCGCTGACTTTGAACCAGTCACCGGAGGAGACTTGTGCAGCATCAGGTAGACCCAGTTGGTGAAAACATGAATTAAGATATTGAACCCAGTAGGACAGGTTCGAATAAATCCCGTTGGAATGCCAGTCTTGTACTAATATTGTCTTGCGAATAAGCATGCAAGGAAGTtgaaactccagcaaaaatttctGGAGCACATCACTATGGCCATCAACTATAACCATGAGTAACTTCACAGGAAAAAGCTTCGCAGAAATAGACAAGAGTAATTCGTCTTCTTCCTCATTCAAACTCCATCATGGAACACAACAAGAATATTCAAGATCACCAACAGGATTCAAGACTTGAAGCAGGTGGGAAGGTAACTTATCTGTTAGCTGAAAGAAAAAATTTTCTTCTCCAAACTTGTTGTTGAAAAACACTATAGAGCTTCCAAGTTGGTTCAGGAGATGAATATAAGGGTGCATTTGACGTAAATCATGTGAGAAGGCCGTTGAAGTACTGAACGGGTATGGCTGTACACATTGAACCTTGAGATTGCAAACTGCAAAACAACAGTAACACGGAAATTTTTCTTCCATTGCTCCCCTGTTCACATATAATCCACTCTTAACTTGTAAC
The nucleotide sequence above comes from Papaver somniferum cultivar HN1 chromosome 8, ASM357369v1, whole genome shotgun sequence. Encoded proteins:
- the LOC113301308 gene encoding uncharacterized protein LOC113301308; translation: MVIVDGHSDVLQKFLLEFQLPCMLIRKTILVQDWHSNGIYSNLSYWVQYLNSCFHQLGLPDAAQVSSGDWFKVSAGIHKQREVQQIFLVIQFLRILLLPNLLFPKRSVYLSRWHYPSPSHQVLQHMTRNLNVLWIEFLRWKYKLLSTGWWSNLFFEAGNCNQIAARCVVRLICVLLRRIEQFKILVFDILVGCVVSSRNCGDILSQFQLGLHNTSLDSCNTIQALVRQPGTNALQYHPRTVFYTSIHFLACCRLWLGFCSESDYLEMIRDVRKANAVVLLTNSTKFTYLLVLNISVTTIARTQWSFWRISHFLRPQLRTSEVFWKFLLQVRVKFTVEHSGWNCMHTSFCVWIFPSGCSHVKAPLYSTGKNRDSTEYSIKMMGIPFLLTVIPHGLNVENIVGIQVLILVIRSLHKLVRIEYLRWKFRFLYHSLMVLHSFIRNCFQFFHRGSFLRFPLPIPVIYGAPSVAETVETVDPTSVVFILWTSAHIQHKCFYCFHLWCMRSQPVPSYFKLEFAGGVLELQFILLVVHNPKGNLSYDTHIWCFSTYNRRGPPTFGASLNFHPSGQGCFQGEWNVTV